The DNA sequence ATGAAACGGCTTATTATTTATTAGCTAAATATATAAAAGAAACTTTTTCATTTGGGCCATTTAGTCCATTTACAGAATTAAGATTGACTTCTGATATTGTAATTGTGTTTTGGAGTTTCTTTTTTAATTTGTTTACTGCGGGCAGAATGATGGCTTTGACATTTGCAGTATTAGGAATTATTTTTTCTTATCTGATAGGGAAAGAAATTAAAAATGAAATTTTAGGTTTACTTGCGGCAACTTTAGTTGCGTTTAATCCTTATTTATGGTTTCATTCAAGTAGAACATTAATTGATTCGCCATTAACCACGATGTTTATTATATGCGCTTATTTTTTAATAAAATTAGAAAATAAATTTTCACTTAAAAATTTAGTTTATTTAATAATTGCATTAGTTTTTACAATTCAAACCAAGTATGTAGGAGTATTATTTATATTTATAATTTTAATTTATTATTTATTAAAATTTCTTCTTGTTATACAAAATAAAAAACAAACGCTAACAAATTTATTTAAATCTAAAATAAGTTTGCTGTATTTAATTTTTTTACTGCCATTATATGCTGTAAAAAAGATTATTTTTGAGGGAATTGGTTCATTGCAATATGATCCATTTTTTATAGAACAAATTCCAATTATGCTGTCTGAACCTATAATGTGGTTAGCCGTATTTGGTTTAATCATATCATTATTTTACAAAAAAAAATCTTATTTAATTATTGCTTCATGGACGCTATTAATTTATGCGGCATTTTCATTACATCCCGCAAACCATGATCCCAGATATATTCTTCCGGGAATTCCAGGGATTATATTATTGGCTTTAATAGGATTATTTGAAATTGGAGACCTGATTCAAAGATATACTAATTTTGATAAAAAAATCTTCCAAATGATTTTAACAATTTTATTAATATTTATAACAATCCCAATACATTATGAAACTGCAAATTCCATGAATTTGAGATCGTTTTATGCATTTACGGGGTATGATGAAGCGGGAAAATGGATTCAAGATAATGTTGAAGATGGTTCAACAGTGTTTGTAATGTCAACATCCTGGGCAAATTTTTTTTCAAACAATCTTTATAACCGGATTAGTATTGATAACTCTGCTAAATTAAAGGTCCCGGAGGATCTGATTTCTGAATTAAATAATTATAAAGATAGGCCTTTTTATTTAATCATTGACAATTGGGAAGCAGGAGCACAACCAAAATGGTTAACACCTACAGAAGAAAATATTAACAATATTATAAGTATGGGATTTGAATTAAAAAATGTGATAACAAAAAAATACCCTCTCGATAATCAACAATTTACAGAGATATATAACAAAATTGGGCTATTTACAATAAACATTGATGATAGAAATTTACAAGAAATACCCGCAATTTTCATTTTTAAAAAACTTAGGGGATAAATCAATGAAAGTTATTATTTCAATTCCGGCCTATAATGAAGAAAAAACTATTGATAAAGTAGTCCTAGAAATAAATGAAGTAATGTGTAGTACGAATTATAAATATGAAATAATAGTTATTGATGATGGATCCAAAGATAAAACTGTTGAAATTGCAAAAAATGCGGGAGCAAAAGTTTATTCAAACAAAATTAATCTTGGGCTTGCAGAAACTTTTAAGCATGAGATTCAACGGTGTAAAGAACATAAAGCAGATATAATTGTGCATACTGATGCAGATGGTCAGTATCCGGCAATATTCATTCCGCAACTCATCAAAAAGATAGAAGAAGGTTATGATTTAGTTTTGGGAAGCCGGTTCGGCAGGGGGAAGTATAGCGGTTCTATGACTAAAAGTATGGGCAATATTGCATTTGCTAAATTATTTTCCCGATTATTAAACGCTAAATTGACAGATACAACAACTGGATTTAGGGCATTTACAAATAGGGTTGCAGAACTGCCTTTGATTAATACTTTTACATATACCCAAGAACAGCTTATTCGGGCAGGCAAGGCAAAGATGAGGATTGGAGAAATCTCAATTAAAACAAGAAAAACTCGGCCTAGTCGATTATTTAGTGGACCTTTAAACTATGCGCTAAAAGCATGGATAAACATATTTCGAATATATAGAGATTTTGAACCGTTAAAATTTTTTGGTATTATAGGGTTAACTTTATTTACTCCGGGTTTTTTGATTGGGCTCTATTTTATTTTATTGCACTTTACAGTGGGTATAAGCGGCCATACGGGTTTATTATTTCTAATGTTAATACTTTTGTCAACCGGATTACAGATTATGTTATTTGGATTTTTGGCAGATATGTCTAGAAAATGAAAATTAAAAAAACATTGCTTAAGATATTAGTCAGCTTATTATTTTTAGGGATTATTCTTTTAAAAATTGATGTCAATAAAACTATTAACACTTTAACATCTATTAAACCAGAGATAATTATTTTGTTTCCACTAATTATAATTATAGGTTTTCTTTTAAATTCATTTAATATTTATATATTATTTAAAGGAATTAACCTCAGAATTAATTATATTTATGTGTTCAAGAGTTATATTTCGGCGTGGCTTTTCGGGAAAGTATCAACTGGCAAAAGCGGAGAACTTTCAATATTATACTTTTTATCAAAAAAAGAAAAATATATTCCCTTTAATAAATCAGCAGCAGTAATCTTTATTGATAAAATTATCAGTTTTTTAGTGCTTTTATTTATATCTTTTTTTGCAAGTTTAATCTTATTTCGTGAAAGGCTCTATCTAATTTTAATAATATATTCGGCAATATTTATAATTGTTATTGCTGTTTTATTTTCATATAAGGCAATCTCCAGAATTATAAATTTTTTTTTTAAAAGACAAAACTATTTAGCGGGATTTACTAAAAATATCAAATATCTATTAAAAAATAGTAAAAAAAATATTTTAGTTAATATAATATTCACGTTCATTAAACATATTAATGTTTCTTTTGCAATTTTCATTATTTTTTGGGCATATGGGTTTCAAATTCCATTCATAATGGTTTTTTTAATATCCGGCATTGAAGGGATTATAAGCCAGGTACCAATTGCCTTCATGGGGCTGGGTGTGACAGAAGGGGCAGCCGTTATTTTATATAGTTTAATTAATACTCCTTTACAAATTACAATATCTGTATATATCTTCCTAAGAATTTATAGTTATTTTTTTGCTTTTGTATTATATTGTTTAAAACAAATTATATCTTAATTTCCGAGATAAGATAATCCTTTAATTAAATATCTTTTAAACATATTAAAATCACGAATCTTAAAAAATTGCCTTAAAATATAATTTGGCCTGATATAAAATTCTTTGTATGCTTGTTTTTGAATTGTTTTTAAATATTCTTTCGTTAAACCATGCGGCAAATAAACCGGTTCATTGCTATGGCTTGACATATTTTCATAGGCATTTGGATCAAAAGTCCCATATTGGGCGCAGATATTATAAAATTCAGTATTTGATAACGGCATAACTAAACTAAATTGCACGCCATCAAGTTTTAAAGACTTTGCAAAATTAATTGTATCATTAATTGTTTCTTTTGTTTCAGTAGGATTTCCAATCATAAAGTAACCTTTAGTAAATATTCCCGATTTATTTACCTGATTAATAACTTCATTTACTTGTTTGAAATTAATTCCTTTTCTTAAAAAAGTTAAAATGTCTTTATTTCCGCTTTCTATTCCAAAACTAATGTACCAACAACCTGCTTTTTTTATTAAATTGATTAACTCCATATTTTGATAAATCACATCTATTCTTCCATGGCAAGACCAAGTTAAATCAATGTCTTTTTCTAGAATCAGATTACAAAAAGTTTTGATTTTTTGTGGGTCTAATAAAAAAGTATCATCGACGAATTGAATTTCTTTTATACCATATTCTTTCTGTAAATGTTCTATTTCATTAATAATATATTCGGCAGAATGTCCCCTATATTTCCTTCCGAACACATGTTCGCAAAAAAGACAAGCGTATGGGCATCCCCTTGTTGTTATCATTGTTGTCATTGGCAATCTCATATATCGAAAACTAGATTTATATACCGAATTGGTTATGTCTAAAAGATGTCTTGCCGGGAAAGGGAGGTTATCTAATTCATCTAATAACGGCCTATCTTTATTTTCTATAATCTTCCCTTCTTTTCTAAAAATAATTCCGGATATTTCGGCATATTTCCCTTCATTTTCCATCTCAAAAATTAATTCTATTATAGTATTTTCACTCTCTCCTTTTACAATAAAATCAATATTAGAGTTCATCTCCATTAGTTTTGTTTTAAGTAAGGATGCATGCGGTCCGCCTAGAATAATTTTAATATTTTTATTTGCTTCCTTAATGATATCAATACATTTTAAAATCTGTTTATGCATTAAAGTAATTGTAGTTATTCCCACCACTAGGGGATTTTCATTTTTTATATAATTTTCAAGTTCTTCTTCAAAAATATTTTGCGCTTGACCATCAAAAATAACTACGTTGTGATTTTTTTGTTCTAAAACTGCCGCAATATACATTAAACCGAGCGGGGGATAGGTCGCACTTTGTTCGTCCCATCTTAAATTTTTATTAAATAAAGGGGGGTTAATCAATAATATTTTCATAACCAAAAATAATAAACTCTTACTTATAAAGTTTTATATGTTATATAAAATATCTTAAGTTTACAGGGTTTGAACCATTTTTAACAATAAGATATGCATAAGAACTAGAAAAACCAAATCGCATACATAATTTTCTTAACTTATTAAAACCAAATCTATAAGAAGATGATAAAGTTAAATTACGGATCTGTATCACCTTAAACCCCTCTTTTTTAAAAAGATCAATCCAATATTTTTGACCAAAATTAATAAATTCAGAAAAATGGTTATAATTTTCGCCGTGTATTGGCGGGAAAATTTTATTAACCCATAATTTATTTTTACTTTTAATATTGTCTCTAGTGCTATTTTCTTTTAATTTAGAAAATGCGACTTTTCGTCTTTCTTTATTTGATAACATATAGGCGATATACGGATAATATAAAACAAAATTTAACAATTTCCAATAACGATTTGGCATAGTATGTATCATTATACCATCGGATTTTAAAACGTTATATAGCCCTTTGAGACATTTTTCTTTATTTTTAATATGTTCTAAAAGATTGGAAGAAAAAATAAAATCAAAAGAGTCTTTTTCAAAATTTAAATCTTCTGCGTCACAAATTATCAATTTTAAATTTTCTTGATCAGAGAGTTTTATATTCAACCTTTCTGCATTATATTCAGTGCATATTATAGAATGACAATATTTCAATAAAATTTTAGATTGAAATCCATCTCCTGCTCCGATTTCCAATGCATTTTTAAAAATATTAGAATCCGCTTTTTTAAAAATAATTTCTAAATCTTTTTTGCGGAGGTTATCTCGGGCACTTTTCCAATATGTTATATAATCATACATAACATTAAAAAAAAAGAATAATATTTAAATATTTGGATTTAAGGCAATTTAAATGATTCATAAATTTGGAGGTAAGATTTAGCCATTAAATTGGCATTAAAATTATTCTGAACGTGCCTTAATCCAGTTTTACCCATTCTTCTTGCAATCTTTGGATTAGAAAATAAATAAACAATTGCTTCAGCAATCTCTTTTGAACTTTTTGGTTTAACTAATATTCCAGTTTTAGGAGTAATTGTTTCAGGAATTCCTCCGACATCACTTCCGATTACAGGGGTTTGCGCAGCCATTGCTTCTAATTGCACCTGGCCTAAAGCTTCCATTACAGAAGGAATACAAAACACATTAGCTTTTCTATATATTTCACTAATTTTGTCTGGATGTATGTAATCATAAAATTGAACATTTTTTCTTAAACATTTGCTTAATATAAATTTTTTAACTTTTGCTTTAAAAAAAAGGTTAGATTTACCAATAAATATAAATTTAGCATCCGGAAATTTGTTTACCACATAAGGCATAGCGTTTACCAAATACCATACGCCTTTTCGTTCCATATTTTTACCTACATAGAGTACTGCATGATTCAAATATTTAGAATCAGGGATCTTTAAATTAAAATCTTTGATTTTTATTCCTTTATGTATTACTTTAATCTTGGATTTAGAAATGTTGCAGGTTTTAGATATGATTTTTGCAGTATGATAACTATTTGCAATAATTAAATTTGCTTTTTTTAAAAAATATTTGTCTAAAATTTTAACTAATTGATAATGAGTGTATCTTAATAAAATATCAGTAGAAATATAGGGAAATTTAAAAATATTCCATGACGATTCTAACGCATATGTATCATTCACTGAAACAATTTTGGGAATTTTAATTCTGGAGTTTAAAAAAAAACTATCAAATTTATCCATCACATGCAAAATATCAAAATTAGATAAATCGGTCTTTTTAAAAAAAGATCTTAATTTCCAGGATAGTAAAAGCCTAATATCCATTGGTAAAAATTTCTCAATAAATTTAGATTTAAAAATGTTTAAACGGTAAATCTCAAGATTGCCTTTTTTTTCATATTTTGAACCACCCATCATCAGCAAAGTAATAACTGTTACATCATGTCCCCTAGAAACCAGATACTCTACTACGTGTGTTGCAGTTCTACCTGGACCAGAACTAA is a window from the Candidatus Woesearchaeota archaeon genome containing:
- a CDS encoding glycosyltransferase family 39 protein is translated as MEACREHKMIDKIKKWIKNPYNAILIALLIITIFFRLRYLFQESIWVDETAYYLLAKYIKETFSFGPFSPFTELRLTSDIVIVFWSFFFNLFTAGRMMALTFAVLGIIFSYLIGKEIKNEILGLLAATLVAFNPYLWFHSSRTLIDSPLTTMFIICAYFLIKLENKFSLKNLVYLIIALVFTIQTKYVGVLFIFIILIYYLLKFLLVIQNKKQTLTNLFKSKISLLYLIFLLPLYAVKKIIFEGIGSLQYDPFFIEQIPIMLSEPIMWLAVFGLIISLFYKKKSYLIIASWTLLIYAAFSLHPANHDPRYILPGIPGIILLALIGLFEIGDLIQRYTNFDKKIFQMILTILLIFITIPIHYETANSMNLRSFYAFTGYDEAGKWIQDNVEDGSTVFVMSTSWANFFSNNLYNRISIDNSAKLKVPEDLISELNNYKDRPFYLIIDNWEAGAQPKWLTPTEENINNIISMGFELKNVITKKYPLDNQQFTEIYNKIGLFTINIDDRNLQEIPAIFIFKKLRG
- a CDS encoding glycosyltransferase family 2 protein; the encoded protein is MKVIISIPAYNEEKTIDKVVLEINEVMCSTNYKYEIIVIDDGSKDKTVEIAKNAGAKVYSNKINLGLAETFKHEIQRCKEHKADIIVHTDADGQYPAIFIPQLIKKIEEGYDLVLGSRFGRGKYSGSMTKSMGNIAFAKLFSRLLNAKLTDTTTGFRAFTNRVAELPLINTFTYTQEQLIRAGKAKMRIGEISIKTRKTRPSRLFSGPLNYALKAWINIFRIYRDFEPLKFFGIIGLTLFTPGFLIGLYFILLHFTVGISGHTGLLFLMLILLSTGLQIMLFGFLADMSRK
- a CDS encoding flippase-like domain-containing protein, producing MKIKKTLLKILVSLLFLGIILLKIDVNKTINTLTSIKPEIIILFPLIIIIGFLLNSFNIYILFKGINLRINYIYVFKSYISAWLFGKVSTGKSGELSILYFLSKKEKYIPFNKSAAVIFIDKIISFLVLLFISFFASLILFRERLYLILIIYSAIFIIVIAVLFSYKAISRIINFFFKRQNYLAGFTKNIKYLLKNSKKNILVNIIFTFIKHINVSFAIFIIFWAYGFQIPFIMVFLISGIEGIISQVPIAFMGLGVTEGAAVILYSLINTPLQITISVYIFLRIYSYFFAFVLYCLKQIIS
- a CDS encoding cobalamin-dependent protein (Presence of a B(12) (cobalamin)-binding domain implies dependence on cobalamin itself, in one of its several forms, or in some unusual lineages, dependence on a cobalamin-like analog.), which encodes MKILLINPPLFNKNLRWDEQSATYPPLGLMYIAAVLEQKNHNVVIFDGQAQNIFEEELENYIKNENPLVVGITTITLMHKQILKCIDIIKEANKNIKIILGGPHASLLKTKLMEMNSNIDFIVKGESENTIIELIFEMENEGKYAEISGIIFRKEGKIIENKDRPLLDELDNLPFPARHLLDITNSVYKSSFRYMRLPMTTMITTRGCPYACLFCEHVFGRKYRGHSAEYIINEIEHLQKEYGIKEIQFVDDTFLLDPQKIKTFCNLILEKDIDLTWSCHGRIDVIYQNMELINLIKKAGCWYISFGIESGNKDILTFLRKGINFKQVNEVINQVNKSGIFTKGYFMIGNPTETKETINDTINFAKSLKLDGVQFSLVMPLSNTEFYNICAQYGTFDPNAYENMSSHSNEPVYLPHGLTKEYLKTIQKQAYKEFYIRPNYILRQFFKIRDFNMFKRYLIKGLSYLGN
- a CDS encoding class I SAM-dependent methyltransferase is translated as MYDYITYWKSARDNLRKKDLEIIFKKADSNIFKNALEIGAGDGFQSKILLKYCHSIICTEYNAERLNIKLSDQENLKLIICDAEDLNFEKDSFDFIFSSNLLEHIKNKEKCLKGLYNVLKSDGIMIHTMPNRYWKLLNFVLYYPYIAYMLSNKERRKVAFSKLKENSTRDNIKSKNKLWVNKIFPPIHGENYNHFSEFINFGQKYWIDLFKKEGFKVIQIRNLTLSSSYRFGFNKLRKLCMRFGFSSSYAYLIVKNGSNPVNLRYFI
- a CDS encoding glycosyltransferase family 4 protein, with the protein product MKICIVTHEYPPYISSGPGRTATHVVEYLVSRGHDVTVITLLMMGGSKYEKKGNLEIYRLNIFKSKFIEKFLPMDIRLLLSWKLRSFFKKTDLSNFDILHVMDKFDSFFLNSRIKIPKIVSVNDTYALESSWNIFKFPYISTDILLRYTHYQLVKILDKYFLKKANLIIANSYHTAKIISKTCNISKSKIKVIHKGIKIKDFNLKIPDSKYLNHAVLYVGKNMERKGVWYLVNAMPYVVNKFPDAKFIFIGKSNLFFKAKVKKFILSKCLRKNVQFYDYIHPDKISEIYRKANVFCIPSVMEALGQVQLEAMAAQTPVIGSDVGGIPETITPKTGILVKPKSSKEIAEAIVYLFSNPKIARRMGKTGLRHVQNNFNANLMAKSYLQIYESFKLP